In Kitasatospora sp. NA04385, a single genomic region encodes these proteins:
- a CDS encoding M48 family metallopeptidase has protein sequence MTFRLRALRAVVLLAGFHLMGVGLLAAMAVLDWLLVTRLLTEQAAWFEGTVLAVTALLAVTIVRGMVTSLRAGRLGPAPAAVAITPQEQPRLWEEVRAAARAAGERAPDELFLVAEVNAGVAEHGRLLGLLPGRRRMSLGLPLLTGLTVPQLRAVLAHEFGHFAHGDTRLGGLTMRGRAALVHTVRAFETGDTWLHHPVGRLYTAYARMFLQASHSTARRQELVADQVAARHAGREATAAALRATQVLEAAHRRYLATYATLGEPLAALPPVGEVGGGFRHLLAARSTQQLARLAAESRPSRPHPYDSHPPTPERIALIEALPPGDDNQQNRPDGPDGPEALSLLREPDRLFAALEARTLPPEASTMRRMSWDDLVLARAVADADDWSRPLRLAVARTLRSSEPDGELPGLEEILDAFDRGLLWPEIADRMPKPPQAARLTGQSARNFLRPRIFDALAGLVHLRLVALGQATADIAWAGQPGLALPEAWEKGMDDALDAATADTPDTTPLRTLLTSHTPTPPP, from the coding sequence ATGACGTTCCGATTGCGCGCCCTGCGGGCGGTGGTGTTGCTGGCAGGCTTCCACCTGATGGGCGTGGGCCTGCTGGCGGCGATGGCCGTACTCGACTGGCTGCTGGTGACGCGGCTGCTCACCGAACAGGCGGCCTGGTTCGAAGGAACCGTGCTGGCCGTCACCGCCCTCCTGGCGGTGACGATCGTCCGGGGCATGGTCACCTCGCTGCGCGCCGGCCGACTCGGCCCGGCACCCGCAGCCGTGGCCATCACGCCGCAGGAACAGCCCCGGCTGTGGGAGGAGGTCCGCGCCGCCGCCCGGGCGGCGGGGGAACGCGCACCGGACGAGCTGTTCCTGGTCGCGGAGGTCAACGCGGGCGTCGCCGAACACGGCCGCCTGCTGGGACTGCTGCCCGGACGCCGCCGGATGTCCCTGGGCCTGCCGCTGCTAACCGGGCTGACCGTCCCGCAACTGCGCGCCGTCCTCGCGCACGAGTTCGGCCACTTCGCCCACGGGGACACCCGGCTCGGCGGCCTCACGATGCGCGGCCGGGCAGCGCTCGTACACACCGTCCGGGCGTTCGAGACCGGTGACACCTGGCTCCACCACCCGGTGGGCCGCCTGTATACGGCGTACGCCCGGATGTTCCTACAAGCTTCGCACTCCACCGCCCGCCGGCAGGAACTCGTGGCCGACCAGGTGGCCGCCCGACACGCCGGCCGCGAGGCGACGGCCGCCGCACTGCGCGCCACCCAAGTACTCGAAGCCGCACACCGCCGCTACCTGGCGACATACGCCACCCTGGGTGAGCCGCTGGCCGCGCTACCGCCGGTGGGCGAGGTCGGCGGCGGCTTCCGCCACCTGCTCGCCGCCCGGAGCACGCAGCAACTCGCCCGGCTCGCCGCCGAAAGCCGCCCATCACGCCCGCACCCCTACGACTCCCACCCGCCGACCCCGGAACGGATCGCCCTGATCGAGGCACTACCACCCGGCGACGACAACCAGCAGAACCGACCGGACGGACCGGACGGACCGGAGGCGCTGAGCTTGCTGCGCGAGCCGGACCGACTGTTCGCGGCACTGGAGGCGCGCACCCTGCCACCGGAGGCTTCGACGATGCGGCGGATGAGCTGGGACGACCTGGTCCTGGCCCGGGCCGTCGCCGACGCCGACGACTGGTCCCGCCCCCTGCGCCTCGCCGTGGCCAGGACACTGCGCTCCTCGGAGCCGGACGGAGAACTGCCCGGGCTGGAGGAGATACTCGACGCCTTCGACCGCGGTCTGCTGTGGCCGGAAATCGCCGACCGGATGCCCAAACCACCCCAAGCGGCACGGCTGACCGGGCAGTCGGCCCGCAACTTCCTGCGGCCCAGGATCTTCGACGCGCTCGCAGGCCTGGTCCACCTGCGCCTGGTCGCCCTCGGACAGGCCACCGCGGACATCGCATGGGCGGGACAGCCCGGGCTCGCCCTGCCCGAAGCATGGGAGAAGGGCATGGACGACGCCCTCGACGCCGCCACCGCCGACACACCCGACACCACACCCCTGCGAACCCTGCTCACCTCACACACCCCCACACCTCCCCCATAA